The Atribacteraceae bacterium nucleotide sequence GGAAGACCATAATCCGCTATACCGGTTTGAAAAATGGGGACATTTACACCACCACCCCTATGGTAAAACCATTACTTCGCAGCGAAGCAGCGGCCTGTTTGCCTCTATTACCGAGGAGATAAAACACCAGTTCTTCCGACTTCAAGGCAGGCGCCGTAGCGAGAAAGAGTATTGGGCTTACGACATCACTTCGTTCTCCAGCTACTCGGGAGCCTTACGCCAAGTTCAATACGGCAACAACAAGGAAGGCGACTCGCTCCCCCAGTTCAATTTGGCGCTAGTGTTCGGCGAGACCTCTAACCTCCCGTTTTACTACCGGAAGCTAGCGGGGAACATCCCCGACACTAAAACTGTCAAACATCTTTTGGCCGATCTAGAGACGCTCGGGTTTACGAAAGTTAAGCTGGTGATGGACCGAGGCTTCTATAGCGAAGAGAATCTCAATGCCCTTTTCAAGGAGCATATTAAATTTCTCATCGCCAGCAAGATGTCCGGGGCTTGGATCCGCAGGGAACTAGAGAGCATCTATGAAAATTTCCGTAGCTTTGAAGTCTACAACGATACATACCAGCTCTACTGTCGGACTATCCAGACTAAGTGGCATTACACCCAAAAACGGCCGTATAAAGGGGACGCCATATCGGAATCCCGCCGTGTCTACTTGCATTACTACTACAACATCGACAAAGCGGCGGAAAAGGAAAAGGCTTTTGATCGACAGCTGATGGAATTGCGCCACGAACTGGAGTCAGAGAGACGAATTCCCGAGCACGAGAACCAGTACAGGAAATACTTCGAGGTGCAGACAACCCCAATACGCGGCACCAAAGTTATCATCAAAGAAGAAGCTGTACGACAAGCCAAACGCTACTTCGGCTATTTCGTGCTCATCACCAATGAAACCATGAATGCTGTCACTGCGCTGGAACTCTATCGCAACAAGGACTTAGTAGAGAAGGCCTTTGGCAATCTCAAGGAACGACTGAACCTGCGGCGCACGCTGGTCTCTTCAGAACAAAGCCTCGACGGAAAACTCTTTGTTGAATTTGTGGCCTTGATTTACCTCTCCTATATCAAAAAACGGATGCAAGACACAGGTCTATTTAAGCAATACGCTCTCCAAGGGGCCTTGGACAAACTCGACATCATCGAATGCTTTACCGCACCGGGGCAAGCCCTACGGGTCGGAGAGCTTCTTGAGAAGCAGAAGGACATCTATGTTGCCCTCGGCGTAGAGCCGCCAACCTCGTTATGAGTCGGCGGGAATGCAGGATTTAAAGCGCGCGGTCATCGGCTGGGTAAATTATTTCGGACTGGCGGACATGAAAGGCCTGGTCCGCAAGCTG carries:
- a CDS encoding IS1634 family transposase, with the translated sequence MVAIIRQKDTRSGITYIYESFSYWDKEKQQSRSRRRLIGRVDEKTGEVVPTDGRGRKEQAVAAAKRGPVPAEKVTRSFYGATYLLDAIGEKLGITEDLKLCFPQTYRQMLSIIYYLVLEDHNPLYRFEKWGHLHHHPYGKTITSQRSSGLFASITEEIKHQFFRLQGRRRSEKEYWAYDITSFSSYSGALRQVQYGNNKEGDSLPQFNLALVFGETSNLPFYYRKLAGNIPDTKTVKHLLADLETLGFTKVKLVMDRGFYSEENLNALFKEHIKFLIASKMSGAWIRRELESIYENFRSFEVYNDTYQLYCRTIQTKWHYTQKRPYKGDAISESRRVYLHYYYNIDKAAEKEKAFDRQLMELRHELESERRIPEHENQYRKYFEVQTTPIRGTKVIIKEEAVRQAKRYFGYFVLITNETMNAVTALELYRNKDLVEKAFGNLKERLNLRRTLVSSEQSLDGKLFVEFVALIYLSYIKKRMQDTGLFKQYALQGALDKLDIIECFTAPGQALRVGELLEKQKDIYVALGVEPPTSL